In the Pelomicrobium methylotrophicum genome, one interval contains:
- a CDS encoding type II secretion system F family protein produces the protein MATVAASADKRVKEFVYAWEGRDKSGRLIKGEMRATGEALVSATLRRQGINVIKIRKQRSRIGKKITEKDITLFTRQLATMMKAGVPLLQAFDIVARGHANPSVSRLLNEIRTEVETGSALHQAFRKHPLYFDSLFCNLVEAGEAAGILDNLLDRLATYKEKVLAVKGKIKSALFYPMSIIVVAFIITAVIMIFVIPAFKELFASFGADLPTPTLMVISISNFFVDWWWALFGGIAFSIWLFFFTWKRSTSMQQALDRLFLRLPVFGEVIRKATIARWARTLSTMFAAGVPLVEALDSVAGAAGNYVYWQATKKIQAEVSTGTSLTVAMQNTNVFPSMVIQMTAIGEESGSLDAMLSKVADFYEEEVDNAVEALSSLMEPMIMVVLGVLIGGLVISMYLPIFKMGAVV, from the coding sequence ATGGCAACCGTTGCTGCAAGCGCCGACAAGCGTGTCAAAGAGTTCGTTTACGCCTGGGAAGGCCGCGACAAGAGCGGCAGGCTCATCAAGGGCGAGATGCGGGCCACGGGAGAGGCCCTCGTCTCCGCCACGCTGCGTCGCCAGGGCATCAACGTCATCAAGATCCGCAAACAGCGATCCCGGATCGGAAAGAAAATCACCGAAAAGGACATCACCCTTTTCACGCGGCAGCTTGCCACCATGATGAAGGCGGGCGTGCCCTTGCTGCAAGCGTTCGACATCGTGGCCCGGGGCCATGCCAACCCGTCGGTCAGCCGGCTGCTCAACGAGATCCGAACCGAGGTGGAGACGGGGAGCGCCCTGCATCAGGCCTTCCGCAAACATCCCCTCTACTTCGATTCGTTGTTCTGCAACTTGGTCGAGGCCGGTGAGGCAGCCGGAATTCTCGACAATCTCCTGGACCGGCTCGCGACCTACAAGGAGAAGGTTCTCGCGGTCAAAGGCAAGATCAAGTCGGCGTTGTTTTATCCGATGTCGATCATCGTGGTGGCGTTCATCATCACGGCGGTGATCATGATTTTCGTCATCCCGGCATTCAAGGAGCTGTTTGCGAGCTTCGGTGCCGACCTGCCCACCCCGACGCTGATGGTCATTTCCATCTCCAATTTCTTCGTCGACTGGTGGTGGGCCCTGTTCGGCGGTATCGCCTTCTCGATATGGCTCTTCTTCTTCACCTGGAAGCGCTCGACCTCGATGCAGCAAGCACTGGACCGGCTGTTTCTCCGGCTACCGGTTTTTGGCGAGGTGATCCGCAAAGCCACCATCGCTCGCTGGGCGCGGACGCTCTCCACCATGTTCGCCGCCGGGGTGCCGTTGGTGGAGGCGCTGGATTCGGTCGCCGGCGCCGCCGGCAATTACGTCTACTGGCAGGCCACCAAGAAGATCCAGGCTGAAGTTTCCACGGGCACCAGCCTCACGGTGGCCATGCAGAATACCAATGTGTTTCCCAGCATGGTGATCCAGATGACGGCCATCGGTGAGGAATCGGGCTCCCTCGATGCGATGCTGTCCAAAGTGGCGGACTTCTACGAGGAGGAGGTGGACAACGCCGTCGAGGCGCTCTCCAGCCTCATGGAGCCCATGATCATGGTCGTGCTGGGCGTGCTGATCGGCGGCCTCGTGATCTCCATGTACCTGCCCATCTTCAAGATGGGAGCGGTGGTTTAG
- a CDS encoding prepilin peptidase, which yields MTITAVLEAKPFFLVSIAVLLGLMVGSFLNVVIHRLPLMLEREWRRQCAELRGEALPPAERFNLVMPRSHCPACGKTIGALENIPIVSWFVLRGRCSSCGAPISPRYPLVEGLTGLISGYCAWRFGLTLAGVGALIFCWALIALAFIDLDAQLLPDDITLPLLWLGLLLNVADSFTDLRSAVVGAAAGYLALWSVFWLFKLLTGKEGMGHGDFKLLAAIGAWLGWQQLPVVILLASAVGAVVGVCLIAILGRDRSLPIPFGPYLAGGGLVALFWGHGLTQAYLGLL from the coding sequence ATGACGATCACGGCGGTGCTTGAGGCGAAACCTTTCTTTCTCGTTTCCATCGCCGTTCTGCTCGGCCTCATGGTGGGCAGTTTCCTCAACGTCGTCATCCACCGCTTGCCGCTCATGCTGGAGCGGGAGTGGCGGCGCCAGTGCGCGGAGCTTCGGGGCGAGGCTCTGCCGCCAGCCGAGCGTTTCAATCTGGTGATGCCGCGCTCCCACTGTCCCGCCTGCGGCAAAACCATCGGTGCGCTGGAAAACATTCCAATCGTGAGCTGGTTCGTTCTGCGGGGCCGGTGTTCGTCCTGCGGCGCCCCCATCAGCCCCCGCTACCCCCTGGTCGAAGGGTTGACCGGGCTCATCTCTGGCTATTGTGCATGGCGCTTCGGGCTCACTCTCGCCGGGGTTGGCGCGCTCATTTTCTGCTGGGCCTTGATCGCACTGGCCTTTATCGATCTCGACGCCCAGCTCCTGCCCGACGACATCACGCTTCCGCTGCTGTGGCTGGGACTGCTGCTGAACGTAGCAGACAGCTTCACGGACCTGCGCTCGGCAGTGGTCGGAGCGGCCGCCGGCTACTTGGCGCTGTGGTCGGTGTTCTGGCTTTTCAAGCTCCTTACCGGCAAGGAGGGGATGGGCCACGGCGACTTCAAGCTTCTGGCCGCCATCGGCGCATGGCTGGGCTGGCAGCAGCTGCCGGTGGTGATTCTGTTGGCTTCGGCGGTGGGTGCCGTGGTGGGGGTCTGCCTGATCGCCATCCTGGGGCGGGACCGCAGCCTTCCCATCCCTTTCGGCCCCTACCTGGCCGGCGGAGGCCTCGTCGCCCTGTTCTGGGGGCACGGCCTCACCCAGGCTTACCTCGGACTGTTATGA
- the coaE gene encoding dephospho-CoA kinase (Dephospho-CoA kinase (CoaE) performs the final step in coenzyme A biosynthesis.): MTFVVGLTGGIGSGKSTVARRFEALGACIVDTDAIAHALTAAGGEAIAALREAFGDAYLTAEGALDRPRMRARVFADPQAKQQLEAILHPRIRARAEEAMARSRGPYVVLVVPLLLETGAYAQRVDRILVVDCPEELQIRRTMLRSGLDEAAVKSILATQISRAARLARADDVIDNSGPEEALGPQVDALHRKYLELAGAGQPARNL; encoded by the coding sequence ATGACGTTTGTCGTCGGGCTCACGGGCGGCATTGGCAGCGGCAAGTCGACGGTAGCCCGGCGCTTCGAAGCGCTGGGAGCCTGCATCGTCGACACCGACGCCATCGCCCACGCGCTCACGGCGGCTGGCGGGGAAGCGATTGCCGCGTTGCGGGAGGCGTTCGGGGACGCTTATCTCACCGCGGAGGGCGCCTTGGACCGGCCCCGGATGCGGGCTCGGGTCTTCGCCGATCCGCAAGCCAAACAGCAGCTGGAAGCCATCCTTCACCCCCGCATCCGCGCCCGGGCCGAAGAGGCGATGGCCCGCTCGCGCGGCCCTTACGTGGTGTTGGTCGTACCGCTGTTGCTGGAGACGGGCGCCTATGCCCAGCGAGTGGACCGCATCCTGGTGGTGGACTGCCCCGAAGAGCTGCAAATCCGCCGAACCATGCTCCGCAGCGGGCTGGACGAGGCGGCCGTGAAGTCGATCCTGGCGACCCAGATTTCCCGAGCCGCCCGTCTTGCCCGCGCCGATGACGTCATCGACAACAGCGGCCCTGAAGAAGCGCTGGGGCCGCAAGTTGATGCGTTGCATCGTAAGTATCTGGAGCTGGCAGGCGCAGGTCAGCCGGCGCGCAATTTGTAA
- the zapD gene encoding cell division protein ZapD yields the protein MIQYEYPLSERIRTLLRLEDLFDRALHFSARHDSHDHHAALVTLFEILDVTSRQDLKSDLYQELERQRATLEALRGNPNVAADKLDEVLAMLEAASQGLRRMVGKTGQHLRDNEWLMSIKQRTSIPGGVCEFDLPSYHYWLHLETDVRRRHLTEWLGPLLPIRDALAVVLRLLRESGKTSRQVAQQGVFQQMLAGRMAQMLSLKLNGGVPCIPEISANKYALNIRFITPTVEQRPKTFEGDVEFDLTFYNL from the coding sequence GTGATCCAGTACGAGTACCCCTTAAGCGAACGGATCCGGACTCTCCTGCGACTGGAAGACCTGTTTGATCGCGCCCTTCATTTTTCTGCCCGCCACGACAGTCACGATCATCACGCCGCGCTGGTGACGCTGTTCGAGATCCTCGACGTGACCAGCCGCCAGGACTTGAAGTCCGACCTGTACCAGGAGCTGGAGCGCCAGCGGGCGACCCTGGAGGCACTGCGGGGCAACCCCAACGTCGCAGCCGACAAGCTGGACGAGGTGTTGGCCATGCTGGAAGCCGCAAGCCAAGGCCTTCGCCGGATGGTTGGCAAGACGGGCCAGCACTTGCGCGACAACGAATGGCTCATGAGCATCAAGCAGCGCACTTCCATTCCCGGCGGTGTGTGCGAGTTCGACCTGCCGTCCTACCACTACTGGTTGCACCTGGAAACCGACGTCCGTCGCAGGCACCTGACGGAATGGCTGGGGCCGCTGTTGCCCATTCGCGACGCGCTGGCGGTGGTGCTGCGGCTGTTGCGCGAGTCAGGCAAGACCAGCCGGCAGGTCGCCCAGCAAGGGGTTTTCCAGCAGATGCTGGCGGGACGGATGGCACAGATGCTGAGCCTGAAGCTGAACGGCGGCGTACCGTGCATCCCCGAGATCAGCGCCAACAAGTACGCCCTCAACATCCGTTTCATTACGCCCACGGTTGAACAGCGCCCGAAAACCTTCGAGGGCGATGTCGAGTTCGACCTCACCTTCTACAACCTGTGA
- the yacG gene encoding DNA gyrase inhibitor YacG: MVRASSKGPPLVRCPQCGRPVEWTPENRFRPFCSERCKLIDLGQWASERYRVPGEPATGGEGSQSPQ; encoded by the coding sequence ATGGTGCGTGCCTCGTCCAAAGGCCCTCCCCTCGTCCGCTGTCCCCAGTGCGGCAGACCCGTCGAGTGGACGCCGGAGAACCGCTTCCGGCCCTTCTGCTCCGAGCGGTGTAAGCTGATCGACCTCGGCCAGTGGGCGAGCGAGCGCTACCGCGTCCCGGGCGAGCCGGCGACCGGGGGCGAAGGCTCGCAGTCGCCGCAGTAG